The following is a genomic window from Verrucomicrobiia bacterium.
TTCCGGCGTTTCAAGGATGTTCTGTTGGCCTACCCGGAGGATCGCCGCAAATGGTTTACCTTTTCCGGCGAAAGGGATGAAGCCCGCCTGCGGGAATGGATGAAGGAGAATCAGATTGCCTTGGACTTGTTGTGAAAAAGCTTCTAATTGACAAAAAGGAGCTCGACTTGGCCCTTTCTTCCAACGAGCCGGAAGCCCACTTTTACCTCGATTTGAACACCGGCAAAATTCGCAAAACAGCCGCCCGCTCGATTGCCGGACAGGAGGATTACGACTTTGTCTCGCACGATTTGGCCAAGCGCACCAATTTCATCCCCCTGCCCAAGCATACGGAGACCTCCTTTAAGGATCTCGTGCGCCAGTTTGCCGGCCGAACCGGTGATGCGGAACTAAAGTCCCAATTACAAGAATTGCTCAAAGGGAAGTTTGCCCGTTTTCAACTGAATGAACTTTTCTTCGACCGTCCCGAAGAGCTTAAGAACTGGAAAAACTTTTTGCGGGAGAAGTATCTCGAGGAACTGTCCGGAAAACTTAGAGGCGAGGGGTTGACCTTGCAACTGGCGTGAGGCTTGAGGCTCGATGGTGAAGCCAGATCGTTATTTCCTCAAAAGCGATTCGTAGAGTTTTTCCATGATCTTGACGTTTTCGCTCCAATTGAAGTTTTTCCGCACAAACTCCCTTCCGGCTTTTCCCATCCGTTTTCGCAGGTTTTCGTCGGAAACCAAAAGCTCGATTTTCTCCGCCAGGGCATTGACGTCTTCCGGCGGCACCAAAAAACCGGACACCCCATCCCGCATAACTTCCGGAAGGCCGCCCGTATTGCTGGCAATCACCGGGATTTCACAGGCCTGCGCTTCCAGGACTGAAACACCGAAGGATTCCCGCAGGGATGGATTGACCAAAATGTCCATTCGCTGCAAGTAGGCAGGGATTTCATTTGGAGCTACCCGCCCGGCAAGCTCCAAGCGGTCGCTAATCTTTAATTCGGCTGCCAATCGTTCCAATTTCGGCCGCAAGGAGCCGTCGCCGACGAGCAGGAGTCTAAGGCCGGGATTTCGCAGTTTTGCAGAAGCCCGGATCAGGTATTCCAGTCCATACACCGGTTCCAAGCTTTTTGTCGACCCGATTACTATATCCTTGTTTTGCTTGGTAAGTCGCGGTTGAAAAACCTCCAAATCTACACCAAAGGGGGTCAACGTCACTTTTTTATAGTTTGTAAGCAAACGCTCGGTCGCTTCGGCCAGAAATTTCCCCGCCGCCGTCAGGCCGTCCGTCTTGGAAAGTACGGAGCCGAGCCATTTTCGCTTTAAAAAGGATTGAGGAAAGTCCAAAACGTCGCTTCCCCAAGCGGTGATGACAAACGGGTGAAAACCGGTTTTCGACCCCAAGAATCCATAACTCGTGGCATAGTGGGAGTGAAGAAGATCCGGCTTCAATTCTTTGACCAGTTTCTTTACCAACCCGATGTTGAAGAAGTAATCCAGCTTGGTTCCAGTCGGCCGCCGAAAGGGATGAACGATGGCTCCCTCAATCGGTTCGTTGACCAAACTGGCGACGTGGACCTCATCCCCCCGCCGCACGAAATGCCGCACCCACTTTTGCGTATGCGGGCTGCCGGAATGGGCCAAATAGAGAATTTTCACGGAAATAAAAAAAGCGGGAGACGGGACTCGAACCCGCGACCAACAGCTTGGAAGGCTGTGACTCTAACCAGCTGAGTTACTCCCGCAGAACTTTTCTACCAGGGCTTTCTTGAAGGTGCTTCCCTCTAAGCTCTTTAAGAACCGCTCCTTCTTAATGGCTTCGCCGCGGCTCGAAAATTCTTCAGCCCAGACCAAATCAAACGGCATCCTGCGCCGTGTGGATTTTACCGCACCAAGATTATGCAGTTCCAAACGTCTGGCAAGATTCTTTGTCTGTCCGACGTACAGTTTTCCATCTATCCGGCTGCGTAAAATATATAAGTAGTAACCCATTTGCCAACTGGACGCCTCTTGAACCCGCGACCAACCCGTACGGGTGACTCTAACCAGCTGAGTTACTCCCGCGATGTTTAGCAAATTAACGGTTTAACCTTGTATTCCGCAACCGGTGTAGGGGTAGAATATATTCAACCCTTTCAAAAGCGATTGACAACTTTTCGAATACTGACAAATTCAATGGAGAGGGGAGGATTCGAACCTCCGTAGGCGTAAGCCGGCAGATTTACAGTCTGCTCCCGTTGGCCGCTTGGGTACCTCTCCGGCACACAGCGAATAATAAAAATTGAAGCCCTTTGTCAAGAAATATATGCTCTCTTGAGGCCGGTTAACAGGCGCTTTGACTTCCGCCTCAAATAAGGATATATTTTTGCAATGCCGGTTGGCAAAGGCCTGATGGCCACCTTAATCGTCGTGGGGGTTCTGGTCTTTCTGCTTTTGGTCGTCGGCGGGACGCTCTGGGGAACCTACAACTCGCTGGTCAATTCCAACGAGTCGGTAAAATCGGCCTGGGCCCAGGTGGACAACCAGCTCCAGCGCCGCGGAGATTTGATACCGAACCTGGTGGAGACGGTAAAGGGGTATGCCGGCCACGAACGGGAGCTCTTTGAAAAAATCGCCGCCGCCCGGGCCGCCATGTTTTCGGCCGCCACGCCGGCGGCAAAAATGGAGGCCAATACCGAGCTTTCCGGCTGGCTGGGCCGCCTTTTGGCGATAGCCGAAAATTACCCGAACCTGAAGGCCAACGAAAGTTTCAACCGGCTTTTGGATGAACTCGCGGGAACG
Proteins encoded in this region:
- a CDS encoding GIY-YIG nuclease family protein, producing the protein MGYYLYILRSRIDGKLYVGQTKNLARRLELHNLGAVKSTRRRMPFDLVWAEEFSSRGEAIKKERFLKSLEGSTFKKALVEKFCGSNSAG
- a CDS encoding glycosyltransferase, yielding MKILYLAHSGSPHTQKWVRHFVRRGDEVHVASLVNEPIEGAIVHPFRRPTGTKLDYFFNIGLVKKLVKELKPDLLHSHYATSYGFLGSKTGFHPFVITAWGSDVLDFPQSFLKRKWLGSVLSKTDGLTAAGKFLAEATERLLTNYKKVTLTPFGVDLEVFQPRLTKQNKDIVIGSTKSLEPVYGLEYLIRASAKLRNPGLRLLLVGDGSLRPKLERLAAELKISDRLELAGRVAPNEIPAYLQRMDILVNPSLRESFGVSVLEAQACEIPVIASNTGGLPEVMRDGVSGFLVPPEDVNALAEKIELLVSDENLRKRMGKAGREFVRKNFNWSENVKIMEKLYESLLRK
- a CDS encoding LemA family protein translates to MPVGKGLMATLIVVGVLVFLLLVVGGTLWGTYNSLVNSNESVKSAWAQVDNQLQRRGDLIPNLVETVKGYAGHERELFEKIAAARAAMFSAATPAAKMEANTELSGWLGRLLAIAENYPNLKANESFNRLLDELAGTENRIAVERKRYNDIVLTYNQKIKRFPTNFLAGIFGFSQATYFEAEEAKKEVPAVTF
- a CDS encoding UPF0158 family protein; amino-acid sequence: MKKLLIDKKELDLALSSNEPEAHFYLDLNTGKIRKTAARSIAGQEDYDFVSHDLAKRTNFIPLPKHTETSFKDLVRQFAGRTGDAELKSQLQELLKGKFARFQLNELFFDRPEELKNWKNFLREKYLEELSGKLRGEGLTLQLA